The following proteins are encoded in a genomic region of Procambarus clarkii isolate CNS0578487 chromosome 23, FALCON_Pclarkii_2.0, whole genome shotgun sequence:
- the LOC123764003 gene encoding uncharacterized protein: MVDWETGNLRLHAGRMHAVIKASNSFPVSEMFQDDDAELNVMDFVETEYKSDKCEDTGIRQSLSVTSEHYRQRKVRSNCGVPHGDPNIRYNTRVDSLPHFTHQLINRKKKKKSVLNSSFAVGQSNNLDVSLHFPYATYLKTLCDEVGDVQNPMSDSFPSKIFDQLRHANVHYPYASLLEELHQNAEIEASNVPSTVEELYQQDSQELGIADVMRSLHYPTKVNENSSSAEGSQIESFDAPFSTMLLGMVMQQKIQDYACNHFDRVTPVSNFRGIGDILKTFMPKTQDDDPPPSELYSSALLQKFSLSAQDEKVMHGNNSFPESSDEEQEQILLWSTSESSHSEDDDFEWKPTSWKAKKVTNVVDIPKKRKSRRKKKRVVKTDCYSDLNVPSSSQSDFNCTGKQYSCSTRKTENSIHNPSSALSSRLLQLIMGNPRKASEKPLIGESDKILLTEERKSISYRCNLRRSKRKANRNNTQNNIEKVSLCWGNKLQDNDGGLQNKQQKQVKEEVLSVSNSEMEDNDPLYELPCSAKCSEPQSLLKEYLLKPAGEERLQTENCDIPKVETNFLFSRLLQNFKNLAESSSTDNNCKKGQESCTGPSILRGMLVGGNSSSELGRQNCAEEEMQNDGKSFIEHVDVSSIRECSSQNSLFDKSGSVCKVKCEQDIKMEIEEEVLCKLECEEDNFECQVCHLQFSSGMDLSNHQILFHCNEDPQTSSSHTLLPCSADSLQSKILQEKLPA, encoded by the coding sequence ATGGTTGACTGGGAAACTGGCAATTTAAGACTGCATGCAGGAAGAATGCATGCAGTGATAAAGGCCTCCAATTCTTTCCCGGTAAGTGAAATGTTCCAAGATGATGATGCTGAACTTAATGTAATGGATTTTGTTGAAACCGAGTACAAATCTGATAAGTGTGAAGATACAGGAATTAGACAAAGTCTGTCTGTTACCTCAGAACATTATAGACAGAGAAAAGTAAGGTCCAATTGTGGAGTTCCACATGGTGACCCAAATATTAGATACAATACTAGAGTAGATTCTCTACCACATTTTACACACCAATTAATAAacagaaaaaagaaaaagaaatctgTACTAAATTCTTCTTTTGCTGTGGGACAAagtaataatttagatgtttctcTGCATTTTCCATATGCGACTTATTTGAAAACACTTTGTGATGAAGTAGGCGATGTTCAAAATCCAATGTCTGATTCCTTTCCCTCAAAAATATTTGATCAGCTTCGGCATGCAAATGTACATTATCCATATGCATCTCTTCTAGAGGAACTTCATCAGAATGCTGAAATTGAGGCCTCTAATGTTCCGTCCACAGTCGAAGAATTGTATCAGCAGGACTCGCAAGAACTGGGAATTGCAGATGTTATGAGAAGTCTTCACTATCCAACCAAAGTGAATGAAAACTCCAGCAGTGCAGAAGGTTCTCAAATTGAAAGCTTTGATGCACCATTTAGTACTATGTTATTGGGTATGGTTATGCAACAAAAAATCCAGGATTATGCATGCAATCATTTTGATAGAGTGACTCCAGTCAGTAATTTCCGTGGTATAGGTGATATCCTAAAAACCTTCATGCCAAAGACACAAGATGATGACCCTCCTCCAAGTGAATTGTATTCCTCTGCTTTACTTCAGAAATTTTCTCTTAGTGCACAGGATGAAAAGGTAATGCATGGGAACAACTCCTTCCCTGAGAGCAGTGATGAGGAACAGGAGCAAATATTGTTGTGGTCTACGTCTGAGTCGTCACACAGTGAAGACGATGACTTTGAATGGAAACCTACAAGTTGGAAGGCCAAGAAAGTGACTAATGTTGTAGACATTCCAAAGAAACGTAAAtcaaggagaaagaaaaagagagttgTTAAAACTGATTGTTACTCAGATTTGAATGTTCCTAGCTCTTCTCAAAGTGATTTTAATTGCACTGGTAAACAATATTCATGTTCAACAAGAAAAACTGAAAATTCTATACATAACCCATCATCAGCATTATCATCTAGGCTCTTGCAGCTTATTATGGGTAATCCTCGCAAGGCCTCAGAGAAACCTTTAATTGGAGAATCTGACAAGATTTTGCTAACTGAGGAAAGGAAAAGTATATCATATAGATGTAATTTAAGGCGTAGTAAAAGAAAAGCAAATAGAAACAATACACAAAATAACATAGAGAAAGTGAGTCTCTGTTGGGGAAACAAACTGCAGGATAATGATGGGGGCTTGCAAAACAAACAGCAAAAGCAAGTTAAAGAGGAAGTTTTGTCAGTGAGCAACAGTGAGATGGAAGACAACGACCCTCTGTATGAATTGCCATGTAGTGCAAAATGCAGTGAACCACAGTCTCTTTTAAAAGAATATCTTCTTAAGCCAGCTGGTGAGGAGAGACTACAGACTGAGAACTGTGATATACCTAAAGTTGAAACAAATTTTCTTTTTAGTCGTTTACTACAAAATTTCAAAAATTTAGCTGAATCTAGCAGCACTGATAACAATTGCAAAAAAGGTCAAGAGAGTTGTACTGGTCCGAGTATCTTAAGAGGAATGCTTGTTGGAGGGAATAGTAGCAGTGAACTCGGTAGACAAAACTGTGCAGAAGAAGAAATGCAAAATGATGGCAAAAGCTTCATCGAACATGTAGATGTTTCATCCATTCGAGAATGTTCTTCCCAGAATTCTCTTTTTGATAAAAGTGGTTCAGTGTGTAAAGTTAAATGTGAACAAGATATTAAAATGGAAATTGAGGAAGAAGTCCTTTGTAAACTTGAGTGTGAGGAAGATAATTTTGAATGCCAAGTTTGTCATCTTCAGTTTTCTTCTGGAATGGATCTTTCCAACCACCAAATACTGTTTCACTGTAATGAGGATCCCCAGACTTCCTCCTCCCACACATTGTTACCATGTAGTGCTGATAGTCTGCAGAGTAAAATTCTACAGGAGAAATTACCAGCCTGA